In Zingiber officinale cultivar Zhangliang chromosome 8B, Zo_v1.1, whole genome shotgun sequence, a single genomic region encodes these proteins:
- the LOC122014558 gene encoding squamosa promoter-binding-like protein 16 isoform X2, with protein MDWDLKMPPWNASESADRDAGLSIRPVVAGAARDFSVDLKLGGLGEFGSSASCKRNVRRPAAPPGSSKRPRAPPLASGGGRAASCLVEGCRADLGECREYHRRHKVCEAHSKTPAVVVRGQEQRFCQQCSRFHLLEEFDEVKRSCRKRLDGHNRRRRKPQPGSMNPGNLFPDHHGISSYRQMFPTSTTDSDWSRIIKTEDDMIYSPQFVIKQQFLDSIYGFSKERKQITCFQDEETALLYGSNGSNKMFIDGLAQVCDSDCALSLLSSPNRTSNISLSHMVPPAEQLDQPLALSLQYNGFPHYSLPPIPGHNVTPPEFSCAGGIEEQNADSVLVSDQANGSNCCSIFHVGEEGSSESACVALPLQFAWP; from the exons ATGGATTGGGACCTCAAGATGCCGCCTTGGAACGCTTCCGAGTCGGCGGACCGCGACGCCGGGCTCAGCATCCGTCCCGTGGTCGCCGGCGCCGCCCGCGACTTCTCGGTCGATCTGAAGCTCGGCGGGTTGGGCGAGTTCGGCTCCTCGGCGTCCTGCAAGCGGAATGTTCGCCGACCTGCGGCTCCTCCCGGGTCGTCGAAGCGGCCGCGGGCTCCTCCTCTGGCCAGCGGCGGCGGTCGAGCGGCGTCGTGCTTGGTGGAGGGCTGCAGGGCGGATCTGGGCGAGTGCCGGGAGTACCACCGGCGGCACAAGGTCTGCGAGGCCCACTCCAAGACGCCGGCGGTGGTGGTCCGCGGCCAAGAGCAGCGCTTCTGCCAACAATGCAGCAG ATTTCATTTGCTAGAAGAATTTGACGAGGTAAAACGGAGCTGCAGAAAACGTCTTGACGGGCACAATAGGCGTAGAAGGAAACCCCAGCCTGGTTCGATGAATCCAGGGAACTTGTTTCCAGATCACCATG GAATTTCTTCCTATCGTCAAATGTTTCCAACGTCTACAACAGATTCCGACTGGTCTAGAATAATCAAAACTGAGGACGATATGATCTATTCTCCACAGTTTGTCATCAAGCAACAGTTTTTGGATTCAATTTATGGCTTTAGCAAGGAAAGAAAGCAAATTACATGTTTTCAGGACGAAGAGACCGCTCTTCTCTATGGAAGCAACGGCAGCAACAAGATGTTCATCGATGGGCTAGCTCAAGTCTGCGACTCTGATTGTGCTCTCTCTCTTCTGTCATCACCAAATCGGACTTCCAACATTAGCTTAAGCCATATGGTGCCACCAGCCGAACAGCTAGATCAACCTCTTGCTTTGAGTTTGCAGTACAATGGTTTCCCACACTACTCTCTCCCTCCGATTCCCGGCCACAATGTCACACCTCCTGAATTTTCGTGTGCCGGAGGGATAGAGGAGCAGAATGCAGATAGTGTACTAGTGTCTGATCAGGCTAATGGTTCCAACTGTTGTAGCATTTTTCATGTGGGCGAAGAAGGCTCTTCAGAATCAGCTTGCGTAGCTCTACCGTTACAGTTCGCCTGGCCGTAG
- the LOC122014557 gene encoding probable histidine kinase 3, giving the protein MLVKLLELSMNWFIDAQIMEQKTDFLSEKCNLCLGWLKQFSARGLKNHLCNHYFGTKKVKETSRRLLFLWLAGWVLCAIWIFWFMNSQAVEKRREMLASMCDERARMLQDQFNVSMNHLQALAILISTFHHSKEPSAIDQIIFARYAERTAFERPLTSGVAYAVKVLHSERELFERQHGWQIKKMDLTEQPPAREEDADLESPEISPIEDEYAPVIFAQDAYKHVISVDLLTGKEDRENILCARESGKGVLTAPFPLLKSKRLGVILTYAVYKSELPSNATPAQRIKTAIGYLGGIFDIESLVDKLLHQLACKHSIVVNVYDTTDPDRPISMYGSTMTGTGIYHISTLQFGDPIRKHEMHCRFKQKAPLPWLALTTSIGTLVIALLVGYIFHATVSRIAKVEDDYRQMMELKKQAEAADVAKSQFLATVSHEIRTPMNGVLGMLQMLMDTDLDMTQDDYVRTAHASGKALVSLINEVLDQAKIESGKLELEAVPFDLRAVLDDILSLFYGKAQEKGLELAVFVSDQVPEVLIGDHGRIRQIITNLIANSIKFTERGHIYLTVHLTEEVSSLDFETEYHSRNSLSAFPVADRRRSWKNFKLFKQGLSATDPSLVSTPYDLINLIISVEDTGVGIPHEAQSRVFTPFMQVRPSISRIHGGTGIGLSISKRLVGLMKGEIGFVSEPQIGSTFTFTFTVVLTSSYTNTNEYKSSEFHGLTSLVVDDRPVRAKATKYLLQRLGINAILEMDLNQVLNRIASGTGATNLVLIEKEIWLKNISIWPFIMSKLKDDQLDIPKVILLANPTDSSKRNSSSSMEYISTIITKPLRVSMLQLSLQRVMGCGDGEHSRNGWLPQLPLHSLLRGKQILVVDDNVVNLRVAAGALKKYGAEVTCADNGKSAINMLKPPHIFDACFMDIQMPEIDGFEATRRIREMEADINSKLKHGEVLLDSLGNELHCDVPIFAMTADVIQATHEKCLKLGMDGYVTKPFEGEQLYRELTRFFKSTKKNQ; this is encoded by the exons ATGTTGGTGAAACTTCTTGAACTATCCATGAATTGGTTCATTGATGCTCAAATAATGGAGCAGAAGACTGATTTTCTTAGTGAGAAGTGCAATCTATGCTTGGGTTGGCTGAAACAGTTCTCAGCGAGGGGTTTGAAGAATCATCTGTGTAACCATTATTTTGGAACAAAGAAGGTGAAGGAGACCTCGAGAAGGCTGCTATTCCTGTGGTTAGCTGGATGGGTCCTTTGTGCTATATGGATTTTTTGGTTTATGAACTCTCAAGCTGTAGAAAAGAGGAGAGAGATGCTAGCAAGTATGTGTGACGAACGTGCAAGAATGCTTCAGGATCAGTTTAACGTTAGCATGAACCATCTGCAGGCCCTAGCGATTCTGATCTCAACTTTTCATCATTCCAAGGAACCATCTGCTATTGATCAG ATAATTTTTGCACGATATGCTGAAAGGACTGCTTTTGAGAGGCCACTGACTAGTGGAGTGGCATATGCTGTAAAGGTGCTACATTCAGAAAGAGAACTGTTTGAGAGGCAACATGGTTGGCAAATTAAAAAAATGGATTTAACAGAGCAGCCCCCAGCTCGAGAAGAAGATGCAGATCTTGAGAGCCCAGAGATATCTCCTATAGAAGATGAATATGCTCCTGTTATCTTTGCCCAGGATGCTTATAAGCATGTGATTTCAGTTGATTTGTTAACTGGAAAG GAAGATCGTGAAAATATCCTATGTGCAAGGGAATCTGGAAAGGGTGTTTTAACTGCTCCTTTTCCACTTCTAAAATCAAAAAGACTTGGGGTTATTCTCACATATGCAGTTTACAAATCAGAACTTCCTTCAAATGCAACACCGGCTCAGCGCATCAAAACAGCCATTGG GTATTTGGGTGGAATATTTGATATTGAATCTCTAGTGGATAAGTTACTTCACCAACTTGCTTGCAAGCATTCCATTGTGGTCAATGTTTATGATACAACTGATCCTGATCGACCAATTAGCATGTATGGTTCAACTATGACAGGTACTGGTATATACCATATTAGTACCCTTCAATTTGGTGATCCAATAAGAAAGCATGAGATGCATTGCAG GTTCAAACAAAAAGCTCCTTTGCCTTGGCTTGCATTAACAACATCAATTGGAACTCTCGTGATTGCCCTATTAGTAGGATATATATTTCATGCCACTGTTAGCCGCATTGCAAAGGTAGAAGATGATTATAGGCAAATGATGGAGCTTAAAAAACAAGCTGAAGCTGCAGATGTTGCAAAATCTCAG TTCTTGGCGACTGTTTCTcatgaaataagaactccaatGAATGGTGTATTGG GGATGCTTCAAATGCTCATGGATACTGATCTGGATATGACCCAGGATGACTATGTTAGAACTGCCCATGCCAGCGGTAAAGCTCTAGTCTCTCTGATTAATGAGGTTTTGGATCAAGCAAAAATTGAGTCGGGTAAACTTGAGCTGGAAGCTGTGCCATTTGACTTGCGAGCAGTATTGGATGATATTTTGTCACTCTTCTATGGGAAGGCTCAGGAGAAGGGACTAGAG TTAGCAGTATTTGTCTCTGATCAAGTTCCTGAAGTCCTTATTGGTGACCATGGAAGAATACGCCAAATCATCACAAATCTGATAGCAAATTCAATAAAG TTCACGGAGAGAGGACATATATACCTGACTGTGCATCTTACTGAAGAAGTGAGTTCGTTGGACTTCGAAACAGAATACCATTCCAGAAATAGCTTGAGTGCCTTCCCAGTGGCAGATAGAAGACGTAGCTGGAAAAACTTTAAACTCTTCAAACAGGGCCTTTCTGCAACTGATCCATCACTTGTGTCAACACCTTATGATCTAATAAACCTGATCATATCTGTTGAAGACACAGGGGTGGGTATTCCTCATGAAGCACAATCACGGGTATTCACTCCTTTTATGCAGGTGAGACCATCAATTTCTCGTATTCATGGAGGGACTGGTATTGGCTTGAGTATTAGCAAACGTCTAGTTGGTCTTATGAAGGGTGAGATTGGATTTGTGAGTGAACCTCAGATTGGTTCCACTTTCACTTTCACTTTCACAGTGGTCCTTACAAGTTCTTATACTAACACAAATGAGTATAAATCATCTGAATTTCACGGGCTTACTTCATTGGTAGTCGATGATAGACCAGTACGAGCAAAAGCCACTAAATATCTTCTTCAGAGGCTGGGAATAAATGCTATACTAGAAATGGACCTAAATCAAGTTCTTAATCGAATAGCTAGTGGAACAGGGGCTACAAATTTGGTGCTAATCGAAAAGGAAATATGGTTGAAGAATATTAGCATCTGGCCTTTCATTATGAGCAAGCTAAAGGATGATCAGTTGGATATCCCTAAGGTCATTCTTTTGGCAAATCCTACAGATTCTTCGAAAAGGAACTCTTCTAGTTCAATGGAATATATCTCAACTATAATCACGAAACCACTCAGAGTGAGCATGCTCCAACTATCTTTGCAAAGGGTTATGGGTTGTGGAGATGGGGAACATTCCCGGAATGGATGGCTTCCACAGTTGCCATTGCATAGCCTTCTTCGTGGGAAACAAATTCTAGTTGTTGATGACAATGTTGTGAATCTTAGAGTAGCTGCTGGTGCTCTGAAAAAATATGGTGCTGAAGTAACTTGTGCAGATAATGGGAAGAGTGCTATAAATATGCTCAAGCCACCACACATATTTGATGCTTGTTTTATGGACATCCAGATGCCTGAAATTGATGG ATTTGAAGCTACGAGAAGGATCCGGGAGATGGAAGCTGATATAAATAGTAAACTAAAGCATGGGGAGGTGCTGTTGGATTCTCTGGGGAATGAATTGCATTGTGACGTGCCCATATTTGCCATGACAGCAGACGTGATCCAAGCAACACACGAGAAGTGCCTCAAGCTTGGAATGGATGGCTATGTTACAAAGCCTTTTGAGGGGGAGCAGTTGTACAGGGAACTGACTAGATTCTTTAAATCAACAAAAAAGAATCAATAG
- the LOC122014558 gene encoding squamosa promoter-binding-like protein 16 isoform X1, whose translation MDWDLKMPPWNASESADRDAGLSIRPVVAGAARDFSVDLKLGGLGEFGSSASCKRNVRRPAAPPGSSKRPRAPPLASGGGRAASCLVEGCRADLGECREYHRRHKVCEAHSKTPAVVVRGQEQRFCQQCSRFHLLEEFDEVKRSCRKRLDGHNRRRRKPQPGSMNPGNLFPDHHAGISSYRQMFPTSTTDSDWSRIIKTEDDMIYSPQFVIKQQFLDSIYGFSKERKQITCFQDEETALLYGSNGSNKMFIDGLAQVCDSDCALSLLSSPNRTSNISLSHMVPPAEQLDQPLALSLQYNGFPHYSLPPIPGHNVTPPEFSCAGGIEEQNADSVLVSDQANGSNCCSIFHVGEEGSSESACVALPLQFAWP comes from the exons ATGGATTGGGACCTCAAGATGCCGCCTTGGAACGCTTCCGAGTCGGCGGACCGCGACGCCGGGCTCAGCATCCGTCCCGTGGTCGCCGGCGCCGCCCGCGACTTCTCGGTCGATCTGAAGCTCGGCGGGTTGGGCGAGTTCGGCTCCTCGGCGTCCTGCAAGCGGAATGTTCGCCGACCTGCGGCTCCTCCCGGGTCGTCGAAGCGGCCGCGGGCTCCTCCTCTGGCCAGCGGCGGCGGTCGAGCGGCGTCGTGCTTGGTGGAGGGCTGCAGGGCGGATCTGGGCGAGTGCCGGGAGTACCACCGGCGGCACAAGGTCTGCGAGGCCCACTCCAAGACGCCGGCGGTGGTGGTCCGCGGCCAAGAGCAGCGCTTCTGCCAACAATGCAGCAG ATTTCATTTGCTAGAAGAATTTGACGAGGTAAAACGGAGCTGCAGAAAACGTCTTGACGGGCACAATAGGCGTAGAAGGAAACCCCAGCCTGGTTCGATGAATCCAGGGAACTTGTTTCCAGATCACCATG CAGGAATTTCTTCCTATCGTCAAATGTTTCCAACGTCTACAACAGATTCCGACTGGTCTAGAATAATCAAAACTGAGGACGATATGATCTATTCTCCACAGTTTGTCATCAAGCAACAGTTTTTGGATTCAATTTATGGCTTTAGCAAGGAAAGAAAGCAAATTACATGTTTTCAGGACGAAGAGACCGCTCTTCTCTATGGAAGCAACGGCAGCAACAAGATGTTCATCGATGGGCTAGCTCAAGTCTGCGACTCTGATTGTGCTCTCTCTCTTCTGTCATCACCAAATCGGACTTCCAACATTAGCTTAAGCCATATGGTGCCACCAGCCGAACAGCTAGATCAACCTCTTGCTTTGAGTTTGCAGTACAATGGTTTCCCACACTACTCTCTCCCTCCGATTCCCGGCCACAATGTCACACCTCCTGAATTTTCGTGTGCCGGAGGGATAGAGGAGCAGAATGCAGATAGTGTACTAGTGTCTGATCAGGCTAATGGTTCCAACTGTTGTAGCATTTTTCATGTGGGCGAAGAAGGCTCTTCAGAATCAGCTTGCGTAGCTCTACCGTTACAGTTCGCCTGGCCGTAG
- the LOC122017014 gene encoding 3-oxoacyl-[acyl-carrier-protein] reductase FabG-like gives MGDTGKRVLLTSSGDEISKGIAYHLARSGCSLVLLGNESLLQQMVEELLRSLNEPALVKVVGLNMEEDHEDIFDKAVGVAWRIFGTIDAFVNCYYHEGKMQECLQVTEQEFRKTVKINFMAPWFLQKAVAKRMRDYKTGGSIVFISQILGAERGLYPGAAAYGSSLAAVQQLVRLSAMEIGKYKIRVNAIARGLHLDDEYPRSVGKDKAEKSTEDVMPLLRWLDPKNDLASTVIYLVGDDSRYMTGTTIFVDGAQSIVRPRMRSYM, from the exons ATGGGGGATACGGGGAAGAGAGTCTTGTTGACGTCCAGCGGGGACGAGATCTCCAAGGGCATCGCCTATCACTTGGCCAGATCTGGTTGCAG CTTGGTTTTGCTGGGTAATGAGAGTCTACTACAGCAAATGGTAGAGGAGTTACTGAGATCCTTAAATGAACCCGCTTTGGTCAAAGTGGTTGGTTTGAATATGGAAGAAGACCATGAGGACATCTTTGATAAAGCTGTGGGTGTGGCCTGGAGGATTTTTGGAACGATTGATGCGTTTGTCAATTGTTATTACCATGAAG GTAAAATGCAAGAATGTCTACAAGTGACCGAACAGGAGTTCAGAAAGACagtgaaaattaattttatgGCACCATGGTTTCTTCAAAAAGCAGTTGCAAAGCGGATGAGAGATTATAAAACAGGAGGATCTATTGTTTTCATATCCCAAATATTAGGGGCAGAAAGAGGCTTGTATCCAGGTGCTGCTGCCTATGGCTCAAGTTTGGCTGCTGTACAACAATTGGTTCGA TTATCAGCCATGGAGATTGGTAAGTACAAAATCCGAGTCAACGCCATTGCCCGCGGTTTGCACTTGGACGATGAGTATCCTCGTTCTGTTGGGAAAGACAAGGCTGAGAAGTCTACTGAAGATGTAATGCCTCTGTTGAGATGGCTCGATCCGAAGAACGACCTCGCTTCCACTGTGATATACTTGGTGGGAGACGACTCGCGATACATGACCGGCACTACCATCTTCGTGGACGGAGCTCAATCCATTGTAAGGCCTAGGATGCGTTCTTACATGTAG